The Chitinophagaceae bacterium nucleotide sequence AAAAAGCTTCCCCTGTTAAATACACTTCTCTTAATCCCGTTTCATTTATCTTTTCATAATTGAGCTTGCTTCCTGCATTGAGCCAAACAGTTGATCCATCGGGTAAAATGAGTTGGGTGTTAGAACCATTCTTCGTTGTGATCTCGCTTTTTTTAACGGCTGCTTTTGTAATCGGTTCTGATTCCGCTTCTTTCGATTTAAAAAAAACAGACACAGCCATTATGATTACTCCTGCCAAAACTGCCGCAGCAAATATTTTATTCCTGCTTTTTGCAAAAATGTATATGGCCGTTTGGAGGTTTCTTCTTCAACCAACTCAGTATTCCCGGGTTCAACTCCCAGTTTTTTCATTTTTTCTAAATGCAGCAGGTAGGTAGCTTCCAGGTAATCGGTATCAGGCTGCGACTCCTGTTCCCATAAATGAATGAGCGATTGCAGCTCATAGTATAAAGAAGAGTCTTCTTTTACAAGAAGGTCGAGCTCCTGCAACTCTTCTTTAGAGGCTTCGCCGCTTATTTTTCGTGCAAATAAATGCCAGATTTTATCTCTGCTCATAGTTTGGTATAAGTAAGGAGACCGAAACAGGCACAATCCCCTAAAGGACTGTTAACTATTTTTCAACCTTTTTTTCTGATAGCAGATCCGATGGCAGCAGCCAGTTTTTTAAGCGCAATTGATAACTGATGATCAACTGTTTTGACAGAGATATCAAGCAAAGCGGCAATATCCTTGTACCGCATCCTGTCTTCTTTTGCCAATTTAAAAATAAGCCGGGCCCTGTGAGGTAATTGGCTAATGGCAGTTTCTATATGCCGAAGCGATTCATCCGAAAGAACTTTGTCCTCGGGGTTTTGGTAAAACGAATCCAATTCAACATTCATGTCATCCAGTGAAATGGTTGCATTCCTGTTTTGCTGTTTTAATTTCCGGAGAGAATTATTCTTAACTGCGATGAATAGATATAATTGGAGGTCTTCAATTTCATTGAGTTGGCTGCGGTTATTCCAGATGCTGATAAATACATCTGAAACAATTTCTTCGGCAGTTTCCTTTGAATGAACGATACCTGTTGCGAAGCGGGTGAGTGAATTAAATAGTTGTATAAACAGCTCTTTATATGCTGTTTCATCTTCATAAACAGCAATGCGCCGTTGAAGATCTTTTACGTTTTTATATAGTTTCCCCTGTTCCAAAAGCAATCGTTCGAAGCGTAAATTACTTTTATTTTTTGCTAACTGCCAAGATGATTTTAGTCAGCGGTTGAAAAAAGGGATAAGGATTATTAATTTTTTGCATAAAAAAGCCCGTCAACAGTGAGTTTGTCGGGCAATTAAAATTTGTGGAGCTGAGGGTAATCGAACCTTTTATCTGCCGTAGCTTTAGCAAAGGCAGAACTGTTAAACCAGATGCTTCTTTAAAAACGCTCTTCCTGAACCGCTTTTCAAATATTTTTCAAATTCATATGCTTTGTACTTATCAGTAAATGTTATGTATGTAATCAACTCAACCGGGAGCAAATTTTTTGTGGCATCAACCCATCCTTTTTGATGCCGGTTAAATCGATCTTCAATATTATTAGTGCAGCCTTTATAATAATCACCATTGCTGCATAACAAGATGTATACATGCCACATGAGGACAAATTTTACAGAAAGATAAAAAAGGGAAAGAGGA carries:
- a CDS encoding RNA polymerase sigma-70 factor, whose translation is MEQGKLYKNVKDLQRRIAVYEDETAYKELFIQLFNSLTRFATGIVHSKETAEEIVSDVFISIWNNRSQLNEIEDLQLYLFIAVKNNSLRKLKQQNRNATISLDDMNVELDSFYQNPEDKVLSDESLRHIETAISQLPHRARLIFKLAKEDRMRYKDIAALLDISVKTVDHQLSIALKKLAAAIGSAIRKKG
- a CDS encoding GIY-YIG nuclease family protein, with amino-acid sequence MWHVYILLCSNGDYYKGCTNNIEDRFNRHQKGWVDATKNLLPVELITYITFTDKYKAYEFEKYLKSGSGRAFLKKHLV